GATGGAACTTGGCAACGCATCAACAAAAGGCTACAGCAGTGGGTGCGAGTGATGGAAGATCATGAGCCTACCCCCAGCGCTGCCGTTTTAGATAGTCAATCAGTGGAAACTGCCACAATGGTCAATATTGAGGTCGGCTATGATGGCGGCAAACAGGTGAAAGGGCGCAAGTGGCATC
This genomic interval from Funiculus sociatus GB2-C1 contains the following:
- a CDS encoding transposase codes for the protein MEDHEPTPSAAVLDSQSVETATMVNIEVGYDGGKQVKGRKWHLLVDTLGLVVMVVVTAANVNDRDGARCLLERLYQIRQRFPV